One part of the Mariniflexile litorale genome encodes these proteins:
- a CDS encoding amidophosphoribosyltransferase: MSDSIKHECGIAVLRLLKPLEFYKEKYGTAFYGVNKMYLMMEKQHNRGQDGAGFASIKLDTKPGERYISRVRSIAQQPIQDIFAQINDRVNKEFEAHPEYTDDVALQKKHIPYIGEVFLGHVRYGTFGKNSVESVHPFLRQNNWMHRNLIMAGNFNMTNVKELFANLIRLGQHPKEYTDTITIMEKIGHFLDDAVSKIYKDVKKEGFSKMEASPLIAERLNVAKVLRKAAKDWDGGYAMAGLIGHGDSFVLRDPAGIRPTYYYKDDEIVVIASERPVIQTVFNVKFEDVKELDPGHAIITKKSGKVVIKKILEPIERKACSFERVYFSRGSDAEIYQERKMLGKLLMPKVLEAIDNDTKNTVFSYIPNTAETSFFGMIETAEAALNKKKTAAILKGQRSLSAEKVTDVLSERIRVEKIAIKDVKLRTFITEDSSRDDLVAHVYDVTYGVIKPTDNLVIIDDSIVRGTTLKMSILKMLDRLNPKKIIVVSSAPQIRYPDCYGIDMANLESLVAFRAALALLKEADTFHIVKDVYLKCIEQTDLDDKHVQNFVKEIYDPFTDEQLSDKIAELLSDESIKAEVKIIFQSVENLHKACPEHLGDWYFTGNYPTVGGNRVVNRAFINFYEGNKERAY, translated from the coding sequence ATGAGTGATTCAATAAAACACGAATGTGGTATAGCTGTTTTAAGACTTTTAAAACCGTTAGAATTTTATAAAGAAAAATATGGAACTGCTTTTTATGGGGTAAACAAAATGTACCTCATGATGGAAAAACAGCACAACCGTGGGCAAGACGGTGCAGGTTTTGCAAGTATTAAATTAGACACAAAACCAGGAGAACGCTACATAAGTCGCGTACGCTCTATTGCACAACAGCCCATTCAAGACATCTTTGCTCAAATAAACGACCGAGTTAATAAAGAGTTTGAAGCCCATCCTGAATATACTGACGATGTCGCTTTACAAAAAAAACACATCCCTTACATAGGCGAGGTATTTTTAGGCCATGTACGTTATGGTACTTTTGGAAAAAATAGTGTAGAAAGTGTGCATCCATTTTTAAGACAAAATAACTGGATGCACCGTAATTTAATTATGGCAGGAAACTTTAACATGACCAATGTTAAAGAATTATTTGCTAACCTTATTAGGCTTGGACAGCATCCAAAAGAATACACCGATACCATTACCATTATGGAAAAAATTGGTCACTTTTTAGATGATGCGGTAAGCAAAATTTACAAAGATGTAAAAAAGGAAGGTTTTAGCAAAATGGAAGCATCTCCATTAATAGCCGAACGATTAAATGTCGCTAAAGTTTTAAGAAAAGCAGCTAAAGATTGGGATGGTGGCTATGCTATGGCCGGTTTAATTGGTCATGGCGATTCGTTTGTATTAAGAGATCCCGCTGGTATTAGACCAACCTACTATTACAAAGACGATGAAATTGTTGTAATAGCATCGGAGCGGCCTGTTATTCAAACGGTATTCAATGTAAAATTTGAAGATGTAAAAGAACTAGATCCAGGACACGCCATTATTACTAAAAAATCTGGTAAAGTAGTTATTAAAAAAATATTAGAACCTATAGAACGTAAAGCCTGTTCGTTTGAGCGTGTTTACTTTTCTAGAGGTAGTGATGCGGAAATTTATCAAGAACGCAAAATGCTTGGTAAATTGTTAATGCCAAAAGTTTTAGAGGCTATTGATAATGACACGAAAAACACCGTGTTTTCTTATATTCCAAATACAGCAGAAACATCCTTTTTTGGCATGATAGAAACTGCTGAAGCGGCATTGAATAAAAAGAAAACTGCCGCTATTCTAAAAGGACAACGTTCGCTTTCTGCTGAAAAAGTTACCGATGTGCTTTCTGAGCGTATTCGTGTGGAAAAAATAGCCATTAAAGATGTAAAACTTAGAACATTTATTACTGAAGATAGTAGTAGAGATGATTTGGTAGCACACGTTTACGACGTTACTTACGGTGTTATTAAACCAACTGATAATTTAGTAATTATTGACGATAGTATTGTAAGAGGTACGACGTTAAAGATGAGTATTTTAAAAATGCTTGATCGTTTAAATCCTAAAAAAATTATTGTGGTGTCTTCGGCACCACAAATTCGTTATCCAGATTGTTACGGTATTGATATGGCGAATCTTGAAAGTTTAGTCGCTTTTAGAGCTGCTTTAGCATTGTTAAAAGAAGCTGATACATTCCATATCGTTAAGGACGTTTACTTAAAATGTATCGAGCAAACCGATTTAGACGATAAGCATGTACAAAATTTTGTAAAAGAAATTTACGATCCTTTTACCGACGAGCAATTATCTGATAAAATAGCGGAATTATTAAGTGATGAAAGCATTAAAGCCGAAGTGAAAATTATTTTCCAATCGGTTGAAAATTTGCATAAAGCATGTCCAGAACATTTAGGAGACTGGTATTTTACAGGAAACTATCCAACCGTTGGTGGCAACAGGGTTGTAAACCGTGCTTTTATTAATTTTTATGAAGGCAATAAAGAACGCGCCTATTAA
- a CDS encoding PfkB family carbohydrate kinase: MSKLVIVGTVAFDAIETPFGKTDKILGGAATYIGLAASHFNMDAAAVSVVGDDFPQKYLDILSNKNIDISGIEIVKEGKTFFWSGRYHNDMNTRDTLITELNTLADFSPVVPENYRDAEIVMLGNLHPTVQSSVLDQMVKKPKLVILDTMNFWMDIALEDLHNVMKRVDVITINDEEARQLTGEYSLVVAARKIHTMGPKYVVIKKGEHGALLFHDEAIFYAPALPLEEVFDPTGAGDTFAGGFAGYIAKTGDTSFENMKKAVIFGSTLASFCVEKFGTERMENLKSEEVHKRLLQFKQLTQFDITLT, encoded by the coding sequence ATGAGTAAATTAGTAATTGTTGGCACCGTGGCTTTTGATGCTATTGAAACGCCTTTCGGTAAAACCGATAAAATTCTTGGTGGTGCTGCAACATACATTGGTTTGGCTGCTTCGCATTTTAATATGGATGCTGCTGCAGTTTCTGTTGTCGGTGACGATTTTCCTCAAAAATATTTAGACATTTTATCAAATAAAAATATCGATATTTCTGGTATTGAAATAGTTAAAGAAGGTAAAACATTCTTTTGGAGTGGGCGTTACCACAACGATATGAATACTAGAGATACTTTGATTACCGAGCTAAATACGCTTGCCGATTTTAGCCCCGTAGTTCCTGAAAATTATCGTGATGCAGAAATAGTCATGTTAGGAAATCTACATCCTACCGTCCAATCTAGTGTATTAGACCAAATGGTTAAAAAACCGAAATTGGTTATTTTAGATACTATGAATTTTTGGATGGATATTGCACTTGAAGATTTACACAACGTTATGAAACGCGTCGATGTTATTACTATAAACGATGAAGAAGCCAGACAACTTACTGGAGAATACTCTTTGGTAGTAGCTGCAAGAAAAATTCATACTATGGGGCCTAAATATGTCGTGATTAAAAAAGGAGAACATGGCGCTTTATTATTTCATGATGAAGCTATTTTTTATGCTCCAGCATTACCCTTGGAAGAAGTGTTTGATCCCACAGGAGCAGGTGATACCTTTGCGGGCGGATTTGCTGGATATATTGCCAAAACGGGCGACACCTCTTTTGAAAACATGAAAAAAGCGGTAATTTTTGGATCCACTTTAGCATCCTTTTGTGTTGAAAAATTCGGAACCGAACGCATGGAAAATTTAAAAAGCGAAGAGGTACATAAACGATTATTGCAATTTAAACAATTGACACAATTTGATATAACATTAACATAA
- a CDS encoding ribonuclease H family protein — protein sequence MSKKKKKYYTVWKGHKTGVFETWKDCKVQITNFEGAQYKSFETLETAKEALKNNYFNYIGKKSSFKSELSSIQLKKIGQPNYNSISVDAASSGNPGIMEYRGVDTKTKKQLFIQGPFEEGTNNIGEFLALVHGLALLKKNNSDRILYTDSRTAMSWVQKKRCNTKLEPNQKNKALFELIDRAVNWLKTNTYTTVIVKWETKAWGEIPADFGRK from the coding sequence ATGAGTAAAAAGAAGAAAAAATATTATACTGTTTGGAAAGGACACAAAACTGGTGTTTTTGAAACTTGGAAAGATTGTAAAGTGCAAATAACCAATTTTGAAGGTGCCCAATACAAGTCATTTGAAACTTTAGAAACCGCAAAAGAAGCGTTAAAAAACAATTACTTTAACTATATAGGTAAAAAGTCTAGTTTTAAAAGTGAATTATCTTCCATTCAACTAAAAAAAATTGGGCAACCTAATTATAATTCTATTTCGGTTGATGCAGCTTCTAGTGGCAACCCAGGTATTATGGAATACCGCGGAGTTGACACAAAAACTAAAAAACAACTATTTATTCAAGGGCCTTTTGAAGAAGGTACTAATAACATAGGTGAATTTTTAGCATTAGTTCACGGCTTAGCACTACTAAAAAAAAACAATAGCGACCGTATTTTATATACTGATAGTAGAACTGCTATGAGCTGGGTACAAAAGAAAAGATGTAACACCAAGTTAGAACCCAACCAAAAAAACAAAGCACTATTTGAATTGATTGATAGAGCTGTAAATTGGTTAAAAACCAACACTTATACAACAGTTATTGTAAAGTGGGAAACCAAAGCTTGGGGAGAAATTCCTGCCGATTTTGGACGAAAATAA
- a CDS encoding phosphoribosylglycinamide formyltransferase: MKRIVIFASGSGTNAENLIKFFHNRENASVIQVLTNNPHAKVLDRCKTLAVSALSFNKIAFTKTDDVLNVLKASKPDLIVLAGFLWKFPEFILNEFPNKVINVHPALLPKYGGKGMYGIHVHEAVVANKETETGITIHYVNEHYDEGAIIFQAKCDVNDSDTAENVAAKIHELEMEHFPKVVDKLLSE, from the coding sequence ATGAAACGTATAGTAATTTTTGCTTCCGGATCTGGAACTAATGCTGAAAATTTAATCAAGTTTTTTCACAACAGAGAAAATGCATCTGTTATTCAAGTGCTTACTAACAATCCTCATGCCAAAGTTTTAGATCGCTGTAAAACACTTGCCGTTAGTGCCCTATCTTTCAACAAAATAGCCTTTACAAAAACGGATGATGTTCTTAATGTTTTAAAAGCTTCGAAACCCGATTTAATTGTTTTAGCTGGTTTTTTATGGAAGTTTCCTGAATTTATTTTAAATGAATTTCCCAATAAGGTTATTAATGTACATCCTGCTTTATTGCCTAAATATGGAGGTAAGGGCATGTATGGCATCCATGTTCATGAGGCTGTAGTAGCTAATAAGGAAACTGAGACAGGTATTACAATACATTATGTAAACGAACACTATGATGAGGGCGCTATTATTTTTCAAGCAAAATGTGATGTGAACGATAGCGATACAGCCGAAAATGTTGCTGCTAAAATACATGAATTGGAGATGGAACATTTTCCAAAAGTGGTAGATAAATTGTTATCTGAATAA
- a CDS encoding acyl carrier protein — MSDIASRVKAIIVDKLGVDENEVVTEASFTNDLGADSLDTVELIMEFEKEFDIQIPDDQAENIATVGQAISYIEAAK; from the coding sequence ATGTCAGACATTGCATCAAGAGTAAAAGCGATTATCGTAGACAAATTAGGAGTTGATGAGAACGAAGTTGTAACTGAAGCAAGCTTCACAAACGATTTAGGAGCGGACTCTTTAGACACTGTAGAATTAATAATGGAGTTCGAAAAAGAGTTCGATATTCAAATTCCAGATGATCAAGCTGAAAATATAGCAACAGTTGGTCAAGCTATCTCTTATATAGAAGCTGCTAAATAA
- the fabF gene encoding beta-ketoacyl-ACP synthase II produces the protein MELKRVVVTGLGALTPIGNTKDEYWEGLISGKSGAAPITYYDTEKFKTKFACELKNFTATDFIDRKLVNRMDKFTQYAMVAADEAIADANLDLDTINKLRVGVIWGAGIGGLETFQEEVLNFAKGDGTPRFNPFFIPKMIADIAPGNISIKYGFMGPNYTTVSACASSANAMFDALNSIRLGHCDVIVTGGSEAAVTIAGMGGFNAMHALSTRNESPETASRPFDATRDGFVLGEGAGALILEEYEYAKARGAKIYAEFVGGGLSSDAYHMTAPHPEGRGVVAVMKNCLENAGLKPEDVDHINTHGTSTPLGDVAELKAISEIFGNHAKHININSTKSMTGHLLGAAGAIEAISVILAMKHGIVPPTINHTTVDENIDPELNLTLNKAQKRDIKVAMSNTFGFGGHNACVLFKKLD, from the coding sequence ATGGAATTAAAGCGAGTTGTAGTCACGGGTTTAGGGGCTTTAACACCTATTGGCAATACCAAAGACGAATATTGGGAAGGCCTAATAAGTGGTAAAAGCGGTGCTGCGCCTATAACATATTACGATACAGAAAAGTTTAAAACGAAATTTGCTTGCGAATTGAAAAACTTTACTGCTACCGATTTTATAGACAGAAAGCTAGTTAATAGAATGGATAAATTTACACAATATGCTATGGTGGCAGCCGATGAGGCTATTGCTGATGCTAATTTGGATTTAGACACCATTAACAAATTGCGAGTAGGTGTTATATGGGGAGCAGGTATTGGAGGTTTAGAAACCTTTCAAGAAGAAGTTTTAAACTTTGCTAAAGGTGATGGGACACCAAGATTTAATCCGTTCTTTATTCCTAAAATGATTGCAGACATTGCACCTGGAAACATCTCCATCAAGTATGGATTTATGGGGCCAAATTACACAACAGTTTCTGCTTGTGCATCTTCTGCAAACGCTATGTTTGATGCATTAAACTCAATTCGTTTAGGGCATTGTGACGTTATAGTTACAGGAGGTAGTGAAGCAGCAGTTACTATTGCTGGAATGGGTGGTTTTAATGCAATGCATGCCCTTTCAACTAGAAACGAAAGTCCAGAAACGGCATCAAGACCATTTGATGCTACCAGAGATGGTTTTGTACTTGGCGAAGGTGCTGGTGCACTTATTTTAGAAGAATATGAGTATGCAAAAGCAAGAGGAGCAAAAATTTATGCTGAATTTGTTGGAGGAGGTTTATCGTCCGATGCTTACCACATGACAGCACCTCATCCAGAAGGAAGAGGGGTTGTTGCCGTAATGAAAAATTGCTTAGAAAATGCAGGCTTAAAACCAGAAGATGTAGACCATATTAATACGCATGGTACTTCTACTCCATTAGGAGATGTAGCAGAATTAAAGGCAATTTCAGAAATATTTGGCAATCATGCAAAGCATATAAATATTAATTCAACTAAATCAATGACTGGGCACTTATTAGGTGCAGCAGGAGCTATCGAAGCTATTTCGGTTATATTGGCAATGAAACATGGTATTGTTCCTCCAACTATTAACCATACAACGGTAGATGAAAACATTGATCCAGAATTAAATTTAACTTTAAACAAAGCCCAAAAGCGCGATATTAAAGTAGCAATGAGTAATACATTTGGATTTGGCGGACACAACGCTTGTGTATTATTTAAAAAATTAGACTGA
- the rnc gene encoding ribonuclease III, which produces MKNIRNILNSRFKRNGNFFMEIIKILGFKPKDIKFYKKAFTHRSMNIKDSKGNAINYERLEFLGDAMLSAVIASHLYLEVPAGDEGYLTKMRSKVVSREHLNELGKELNLISLVESKIPPGQFGDNIHGNLFEALVGAIFLDKGYKFCEKFIYKRVILPYVDIETLEGKVISYKSLLIEWCQKEKRTFGYNVYEDTGNDEVRHFSVKLSIDNKVIAKARATSKKKAEEKASKRAFFVFQNKMSKMI; this is translated from the coding sequence ATGAAAAACATTCGTAACATATTAAATTCCCGTTTTAAACGCAACGGGAATTTTTTTATGGAAATAATTAAGATTCTTGGGTTTAAGCCTAAAGACATTAAATTTTATAAAAAAGCCTTTACACACCGATCTATGAACATAAAAGATAGCAAAGGGAACGCTATCAATTATGAACGATTAGAATTTTTAGGAGATGCCATGTTAAGTGCCGTTATTGCTTCTCACCTATATCTTGAAGTACCTGCGGGCGACGAAGGCTATTTAACTAAAATGCGATCTAAAGTAGTAAGCAGAGAACACTTAAATGAACTTGGAAAAGAACTAAATTTAATTAGTCTAGTAGAAAGTAAAATACCTCCTGGACAATTTGGAGACAATATACACGGTAATTTATTTGAAGCCTTAGTAGGTGCTATTTTCCTAGATAAAGGTTATAAGTTTTGTGAAAAATTTATTTACAAACGTGTTATATTACCATATGTAGATATAGAAACCTTAGAAGGAAAAGTAATAAGCTATAAAAGCTTACTCATAGAATGGTGCCAAAAAGAGAAAAGAACATTTGGTTATAATGTTTATGAAGATACTGGAAATGATGAGGTTAGACACTTTTCAGTTAAACTATCCATTGATAATAAAGTTATAGCTAAAGCAAGAGCTACTTCTAAAAAAAAGGCCGAAGAAAAAGCTTCAAAACGCGCTTTTTTTGTATTCCAAAACAAAATGTCTAAAATGATTTAG
- a CDS encoding IPExxxVDY family protein, giving the protein MAIHKLILGDVFEEVDCTLIAIHSTVEDYRLAYLLNKHLSINLTRSVSNLDFSFDNATYSIFEWKDSKQLITWSLVSNICKTEIYKQDNFNSLFSTEEKITRIIYLVPEYKAVNYFLKIDNQFNLSKEKSILNNIFEIPQVATAFTIDINQLKSKDNLIFS; this is encoded by the coding sequence ATGGCAATACACAAACTTATTCTTGGTGATGTTTTTGAAGAGGTAGATTGCACTTTAATAGCAATTCATTCTACCGTTGAGGATTATCGTTTAGCATATCTTCTAAATAAACATTTGAGTATAAATCTGACTCGAAGCGTATCAAATTTAGATTTTAGTTTTGATAATGCCACATATTCAATTTTTGAATGGAAAGATTCTAAACAACTTATAACATGGAGTTTGGTGTCTAATATTTGTAAAACAGAAATTTATAAACAAGACAATTTCAATTCATTATTTAGTACAGAAGAAAAAATAACACGAATAATCTATTTAGTACCAGAATATAAAGCTGTTAACTATTTTTTAAAAATAGATAATCAATTTAATTTAAGTAAAGAAAAAAGTATTTTAAATAATATATTTGAAATACCACAAGTAGCAACAGCTTTTACTATTGATATCAATCAATTAAAATCCAAAGACAATTTAATTTTTAGCTAA
- the pyk gene encoding pyruvate kinase produces MPLRKKTKIVATLGPATSTKEVLKGMLEEGANVFRINFSHADYKDVAERIKMIRELNEEFGYNAAILGDLQGPKLRVGVMEEDVFVNPGDEIIFATGKRFVGTKDRVFMTYDRFPQDTKPGERILLDDGKLMFEVISTDGKTEVKTKVIQGGPLKSKKGVNLPNTNISQPALTEKDIEDAIFAISQEVDWIALSFVRHAEDLMQLRDLIEKHSPHKIPIIAKIEKPEAVKNIDAIIAHCDGLMVARGDLGVEVPAEEVPLIQKQLVLRAKKARIPVIIATQMMETMITSLTPTRAEVNDVANSVMDGADAVMLSGETSVGSYPVQVIRQMANILRNVEDSPLIKVPQLPPHIRTNRYITKSICYHAAIMANEIDAKAISTLTNSGYTAFQISAWRPSCHILVFTSNKRILTQLSLLWGVKAFFYDKFVSTDETVGDINRLAKANGYVEKGDMVISLASMPIAEKGMVNTLRIREISQ; encoded by the coding sequence ATGCCATTAAGAAAAAAAACCAAAATAGTAGCCACATTAGGCCCAGCAACAAGTACTAAAGAAGTTCTAAAAGGAATGCTTGAAGAAGGAGCCAATGTATTTAGAATTAACTTTTCCCATGCAGATTATAAAGACGTAGCAGAACGTATTAAAATGATACGAGAACTAAATGAAGAATTTGGTTATAATGCTGCCATATTAGGCGATTTACAGGGACCTAAACTTCGAGTAGGAGTTATGGAAGAGGATGTTTTTGTAAATCCGGGTGACGAAATAATATTTGCAACAGGTAAACGATTTGTAGGCACTAAAGACCGTGTGTTTATGACCTACGATAGGTTTCCTCAAGACACAAAACCAGGTGAGCGTATTCTTTTAGATGATGGTAAATTAATGTTTGAAGTTATTTCAACCGATGGTAAAACAGAGGTGAAAACAAAAGTGATACAAGGTGGCCCATTAAAATCTAAAAAAGGTGTAAACCTTCCTAATACCAATATTTCGCAGCCCGCTTTAACCGAAAAAGATATTGAAGATGCTATTTTCGCTATAAGTCAAGAGGTCGATTGGATCGCTTTATCATTTGTACGTCATGCAGAAGATTTAATGCAATTGCGTGATTTAATTGAAAAGCACAGTCCTCATAAAATTCCTATTATAGCCAAAATTGAAAAGCCTGAAGCTGTAAAAAACATTGATGCCATTATAGCACATTGCGATGGTTTAATGGTGGCTCGTGGCGATTTAGGTGTAGAAGTTCCTGCTGAAGAAGTTCCTCTTATTCAAAAACAATTAGTTTTAAGAGCGAAAAAAGCTAGAATACCCGTAATTATAGCAACCCAAATGATGGAAACTATGATTACCAGTTTAACACCAACCCGTGCTGAAGTAAACGATGTTGCAAACTCTGTTATGGATGGTGCTGATGCTGTAATGCTTTCCGGAGAAACATCGGTAGGGAGTTACCCTGTTCAAGTTATTAGGCAAATGGCAAACATTTTAAGAAATGTTGAAGACTCGCCATTAATTAAAGTACCTCAATTACCTCCACACATTCGTACCAACCGTTATATAACCAAATCTATTTGTTATCATGCTGCTATAATGGCAAACGAAATTGATGCAAAAGCAATTTCCACATTAACTAATAGTGGTTATACTGCATTTCAAATATCAGCTTGGAGACCATCATGTCATATATTAGTGTTCACATCAAACAAACGTATTTTAACACAATTAAGTTTACTTTGGGGTGTTAAAGCATTTTTCTATGATAAGTTTGTATCTACCGATGAAACTGTTGGAGATATTAACAGACTAGCTAAAGCAAACGGATACGTTGAAAAAGGCGATATGGTCATTAGCTTAGCATCGATGCCTATAGCAGAAAAAGGTATGGTTAACACTTTACGTATTAGAGAGATTTCACAATAA
- the dinB gene encoding DNA polymerase IV has protein sequence MLTDLPIRKIIHVDMDAFYASVEQLDNPELKGKPVAVGGSEKRGVISAASYEARKFGVKSAMAGNLAIKLCPNLIFVRPHFERYAEISKKVRKIFLDYTDLVEPLSLDEAYLDVTNNKKGNPSASLIAKEIRERIFNELGLTASAGISINKFVAKVASDYNKPNGQKTVNPEEVIDFLEALDIRKFYGVGKVTAEKMYQLGIFTGKDLKLKSIEFLDEHFGKSGKYYYYVVRGIHTSEVKPNRIRKSLAAERTFSENLSSEVFMLEKLKHIAEEVSRRLLKSKVSGKTVTLKIKYSDFTLQTRSKTLHYFISDKALILETAKDLLYQEELSNSVRLLGISISNLNTETKKIPEQKSVSVQLKFEF, from the coding sequence ATGTTAACCGATTTACCAATTCGAAAAATAATTCATGTAGATATGGATGCATTTTATGCTTCTGTTGAACAACTGGATAACCCAGAACTTAAAGGAAAACCTGTTGCTGTTGGTGGAAGCGAAAAACGTGGTGTTATAAGCGCTGCGAGTTATGAAGCTAGAAAATTTGGAGTAAAAAGTGCTATGGCTGGAAATTTAGCTATTAAATTGTGCCCTAATCTTATTTTTGTACGACCTCATTTCGAACGTTATGCTGAAATTTCGAAAAAAGTACGAAAAATTTTTCTTGATTATACCGACTTAGTGGAGCCTCTTTCTTTAGATGAAGCTTATCTAGATGTTACTAATAATAAAAAGGGAAACCCGAGCGCATCTTTAATTGCGAAAGAAATAAGGGAACGTATTTTTAATGAATTGGGTTTGACTGCATCTGCTGGTATTTCAATAAACAAGTTTGTAGCGAAAGTTGCTAGTGATTATAACAAACCCAACGGACAAAAAACAGTAAACCCAGAGGAAGTTATTGATTTTTTGGAAGCCCTTGATATTCGAAAATTTTATGGCGTTGGAAAAGTTACAGCAGAAAAAATGTATCAATTAGGCATTTTTACGGGAAAAGATTTGAAATTAAAATCTATTGAATTTTTAGATGAACATTTTGGAAAATCTGGAAAATATTATTACTACGTTGTAAGAGGTATTCATACAAGTGAAGTGAAACCAAACCGAATTAGAAAAAGTTTAGCTGCCGAACGTACTTTCAGTGAAAATTTGTCGAGCGAAGTATTCATGCTTGAAAAATTAAAACATATTGCAGAGGAAGTATCACGACGCTTATTAAAAAGTAAGGTTTCAGGTAAAACAGTAACTTTAAAGATAAAATACAGCGATTTTACTTTACAAACCCGAAGCAAAACCTTGCACTATTTTATTAGTGATAAAGCATTAATATTAGAAACTGCAAAAGATTTGTTATATCAAGAAGAATTAAGCAACTCAGTACGACTGCTTGGTATTTCTATTTCTAACCTAAATACCGAAACAAAAAAAATACCTGAACAAAAAAGCGTGAGTGTACAATTAAAATTTGAGTTTTAA
- a CDS encoding CYTH domain-containing protein, whose product MVEIERKFLVNSNTYKEEAFKSTRIIQGFLNTHKERTVRVRLKGEKGFITVKGASTSDGLSRFEWEKEITKDEANALLKLSEPGIIDKIRYEIKAGNHIFEVDEFYGENDGLVIAEVELNTENDTFLKPNWLGEEVTGIIKYYNSQLSKKPFKTW is encoded by the coding sequence ATGGTAGAAATTGAACGTAAATTTTTAGTAAATTCAAATACATATAAAGAAGAAGCTTTTAAAAGTACCAGAATTATACAAGGATTTTTAAATACACATAAAGAGCGAACGGTTAGAGTTCGGCTAAAAGGAGAAAAGGGGTTTATAACTGTAAAAGGAGCGTCTACAAGCGATGGTTTATCGCGTTTTGAATGGGAAAAAGAAATTACGAAAGATGAAGCTAATGCACTTTTGAAACTTAGTGAACCTGGAATTATTGATAAAATCCGTTATGAAATAAAAGCTGGAAATCATATTTTTGAAGTTGATGAATTTTATGGCGAAAATGATGGATTGGTTATAGCAGAAGTTGAACTAAACACTGAAAATGACACATTTTTAAAACCAAATTGGTTAGGAGAAGAAGTTACAGGCATTATTAAATATTACAATTCACAATTAAGCAAAAAACCATTTAAAACTTGGTAA
- a CDS encoding YciI family protein, producing MKKIIIVCFSILAIVSCRKKESTVVEETVKDTIIEIIEIPVKKSAKEIKASLAAKGFQTYDYVDEKTKDTILMQQYFMAFLKNGPIRTQIEEEAEILQTEHLAHLSKMHELGYADISGPFGDKGDIRGVTIYNVPTLKMADSLANADPMVKAGRLIVEIHPWWAAKGAPLR from the coding sequence ATGAAAAAAATTATTATAGTATGTTTTTCAATATTAGCAATTGTTTCGTGTAGAAAAAAGGAAAGTACCGTCGTTGAAGAAACGGTCAAAGATACTATCATTGAAATTATAGAAATACCTGTTAAAAAATCGGCGAAAGAAATCAAAGCATCTCTAGCAGCAAAAGGCTTTCAAACGTATGATTATGTAGATGAAAAAACAAAAGACACCATTTTAATGCAGCAATACTTTATGGCCTTTTTGAAAAACGGTCCTATCCGTACGCAAATTGAAGAAGAAGCAGAGATTTTACAAACTGAACATTTAGCACATTTAAGTAAAATGCACGAACTAGGATATGCTGATATTTCTGGACCTTTTGGAGATAAAGGAGATATTAGAGGTGTCACAATTTACAATGTGCCAACTCTTAAAATGGCAGATAGTTTAGCCAATGCAGACCCGATGGTAAAAGCAGGACGTTTGATTGTAGAAATACATCCTTGGTGGGCTGCAAAGGGTGCTCCGCTTAGGTAA